One window from the genome of Bacteroidota bacterium encodes:
- the ruvB gene encoding Holliday junction branch migration DNA helicase RuvB, giving the protein MGKNSTLDPTITGEEKELERNLRPSSFTGFQGQKKIVDNLKVFIGAANNRGESLDHTLLTGPPGLGKTTLSNIIANELKVPIKLTSGPVLEKPGDLAGILTGLEERSVLFIDEIHRLSPVVEEYLYSAMEDFRIDIMIESGPAARTVQISLPKFTLVGATTRAGMLTSPLRDRFGINFRLDYYDNETLKGIIERSSSILGIKINPEAALEIAGRSRGTPRIANRLLKRTRDFADYLKKATIDMEVAETALTALDVDKFGLDEMDKDIIMSIIEKYGGGPVGLTTIAVAVGEEKDTIEEVYEPFLIQRGFLQRTPRGRIATEFAYRHFNKPFRRDQVSLFDE; this is encoded by the coding sequence ATGGGAAAGAATTCAACTCTCGATCCAACAATCACCGGCGAAGAAAAAGAACTTGAGAGGAATCTTAGACCCTCCTCTTTTACAGGTTTCCAGGGTCAAAAAAAGATAGTCGATAACCTGAAGGTCTTTATTGGTGCTGCAAACAACAGAGGGGAATCCCTTGATCACACTCTTTTAACCGGACCTCCGGGACTTGGTAAAACCACACTTTCGAATATCATTGCGAATGAATTAAAGGTACCAATCAAGCTGACTTCGGGTCCTGTACTGGAAAAGCCGGGCGACCTTGCGGGCATTTTAACCGGACTTGAGGAGAGAAGTGTCCTTTTCATCGATGAAATTCACAGACTTTCCCCCGTAGTCGAGGAGTACCTTTATTCTGCAATGGAAGATTTTCGGATTGATATCATGATCGAGAGCGGTCCTGCTGCGAGAACTGTGCAGATCAGCCTTCCGAAGTTCACACTTGTGGGTGCCACTACGAGAGCCGGCATGCTGACCTCTCCACTTCGGGACAGATTCGGGATAAATTTCAGGCTGGACTATTACGATAATGAAACCCTGAAAGGAATCATTGAGCGGTCTTCTTCAATACTTGGTATAAAGATAAACCCCGAAGCTGCTCTTGAAATTGCAGGCAGATCGCGTGGCACACCAAGAATTGCAAACCGCCTTCTGAAAAGGACGAGAGACTTTGCCGACTACCTCAAGAAAGCAACCATAGATATGGAAGTTGCCGAAACTGCCCTTACTGCCCTCGATGTTGACAAGTTCGGGCTTGATGAGATGGACAAAGACATAATCATGTCGATAATCGAGAAATACGGCGGGGGTCCCGTCGGACTTACTACCATAGCAGTGGCAGTAGGTGAAGAGAAGGACACAATAGAAGAAGTTTATGAACCATTCCTGATCCAAAGAGGGTTTTTACAAAGAACCCCGAGAGGAAGGATTGCCACAGAATTTGCATACAGACATTTTAACAAACCTTTCAGGAGAGACCAGGTCTCTTTATTTGATGAGTAA
- a CDS encoding RidA family protein, giving the protein MINEKLSELGIVIPDAPTPLAAYVPGQIVGNLLYTSGQVALQQGTIAYRGKVGGNLSEEEGIAAARICAINCLAVAKKLLGDLDKIERIVKLTVFVNCVDGYANEPKIANGASELLVELFGDNGKHTRSAVGVSGLPLDSAVEIEMIALLK; this is encoded by the coding sequence ATGATAAACGAAAAACTGTCAGAACTTGGAATTGTCATTCCTGATGCTCCAACACCTCTCGCAGCTTATGTACCCGGTCAGATTGTCGGGAATTTGCTTTATACTTCAGGACAGGTCGCACTTCAGCAGGGGACGATTGCTTACAGAGGGAAAGTTGGTGGCAATCTTTCTGAAGAAGAAGGAATTGCAGCCGCACGGATTTGTGCAATAAACTGCCTCGCTGTTGCAAAAAAACTGCTCGGCGATCTCGATAAAATTGAGCGAATTGTTAAATTAACGGTTTTTGTGAACTGTGTGGATGGATATGCCAATGAACCGAAAATTGCCAACGGAGCATCTGAATTGCTCGTTGAACTTTTCGGTGACAACGGCAAGCATACAAGAAGTGCCGTTGGAGTGAGCGGGCTTCCTCTTGATTCCGCAGTGGAAATTGAAATGATTGCATTATTAAAGTAA
- the lon gene encoding endopeptidase La yields the protein MSKIINEPEEQSITVEIPEIIPVLPLRDLVIFPYMISPVLVGRDLSVNAANFSLNNHRLIFLAAQKNSNIDEPGPDELYREGTIAKIVQTMKLPNGLLKIVVDGLVMGKIKHFTSETEYFEAAIQLREVQMSNDAEITALIRQAEIAFKEYASLNKNINAETLVSFENISEPDRKLYFAAANINQAIDGKMKIMRKGKLKDQYYELIKLLRGEIEILKVEKEIDHKVQENIAKTQRKFIIQEQIKILQEELGEDDALSEEAKLLESIESAGMPESVEDKAIEEYNKLSKIPPMSPEYTVIRNYLDWLIAVPWKKRTKDKLDIAHVQKILDEDHFGLEKPKERIIEHIAVLNLVKNMRGQILCLVGPPGVGKTSLGRSIARALGRQFVRISLGGVRDEAEIRGHRKTYIGSMPGKIIQSMKRAGTVNPVILLDEIDKLSSDFRGDPSSAMLEVLDPEQNFAFNDHYLEVDYDLSQVLFITTANVRYNIPLPLQDRMEIIELSSYLEVDKLEIAKRHIIPKQIKLHGLGKAKVKFEDEAILEIINNYTRESGVRNMEREITGVLRKVAKDFVVKIQTHEKNSKKPNIITPAIVEKYLGAPRYKKHIYEKGARTGSVTGLAWTSVGGDILKVDVTVMHGKEKLTLTGQLGNVMKESAQAGLSFIRSNAEKFGLKPDFLLNKEIHIHLPEGAIPKDGPSAGITMIMAMLSAFWEIPASDTVAMTGEITLRGEVLPIGGLNEKLLAARRNGYKTVLIPNDNTADVAEIRANITKDLVIVPVETVEEALDWVFPDWKTTVAGKIEKNAETVSEVKKKRRTPAESLN from the coding sequence ATGAGTAAAATTATAAACGAGCCTGAAGAGCAGAGCATTACAGTCGAAATTCCGGAGATAATACCTGTATTGCCATTAAGGGATCTTGTCATTTTTCCATATATGATTTCACCTGTTCTGGTTGGCAGAGACCTCTCTGTAAACGCAGCCAATTTCTCACTAAACAACCACAGACTCATATTTCTTGCAGCCCAAAAAAATTCAAATATTGATGAACCGGGACCCGATGAGTTATATCGTGAGGGGACGATAGCGAAAATTGTTCAGACGATGAAACTGCCAAACGGATTGCTAAAAATAGTGGTCGACGGTCTGGTTATGGGGAAGATTAAGCATTTCACCTCCGAAACCGAGTATTTTGAAGCTGCAATTCAATTGCGGGAAGTGCAGATGTCGAACGATGCTGAGATCACCGCGCTGATAAGGCAGGCTGAAATCGCCTTCAAGGAGTATGCCTCGTTAAATAAAAATATTAATGCTGAAACTCTTGTCTCATTTGAGAACATTTCCGAACCCGACAGAAAACTCTATTTTGCTGCTGCGAACATTAACCAGGCAATCGACGGCAAAATGAAAATAATGAGGAAGGGGAAATTAAAAGACCAGTATTATGAGTTGATAAAACTTCTTCGTGGTGAGATTGAAATTCTTAAAGTTGAAAAGGAGATCGACCACAAGGTTCAGGAGAACATAGCAAAAACGCAAAGAAAGTTTATAATTCAGGAGCAGATCAAAATTCTACAGGAAGAACTTGGAGAAGATGATGCCCTTTCAGAGGAAGCGAAACTTCTCGAGAGCATCGAATCTGCCGGGATGCCAGAATCAGTGGAAGACAAGGCAATCGAAGAGTATAACAAGCTCTCGAAAATTCCTCCGATGTCGCCTGAATACACAGTTATCAGAAATTATCTCGACTGGCTGATAGCAGTTCCGTGGAAAAAGCGGACAAAAGACAAGCTCGATATTGCTCATGTGCAAAAAATACTTGATGAAGATCATTTTGGACTTGAGAAACCAAAAGAGAGAATAATAGAGCACATAGCTGTACTCAATCTCGTGAAGAACATGAGGGGACAGATTCTGTGTCTCGTAGGACCTCCGGGAGTGGGGAAGACCTCGCTTGGCAGATCGATTGCCCGTGCACTTGGCAGACAGTTTGTCAGGATAAGTCTTGGTGGTGTCAGGGATGAAGCCGAGATAAGGGGCCATCGCAAGACCTATATCGGTTCGATGCCCGGTAAGATAATTCAGTCGATGAAGAGGGCTGGTACTGTAAATCCCGTGATACTTTTAGATGAAATCGACAAACTTAGTTCCGATTTCAGAGGAGATCCTTCCTCGGCGATGCTTGAGGTACTTGATCCGGAACAGAATTTCGCGTTCAACGATCACTATCTCGAAGTTGATTATGATCTCTCGCAGGTTCTTTTTATAACTACAGCAAATGTAAGATATAACATCCCTCTGCCGCTTCAGGACAGAATGGAAATTATCGAGCTCTCGAGTTACCTTGAGGTTGACAAACTTGAAATAGCCAAGCGACACATCATTCCTAAACAGATAAAACTGCATGGATTGGGGAAAGCCAAGGTGAAGTTTGAGGATGAGGCGATTCTTGAGATAATAAATAATTACACCCGCGAATCGGGAGTAAGGAACATGGAGAGGGAAATCACGGGTGTTCTTAGAAAAGTTGCCAAAGATTTTGTGGTAAAGATTCAGACACACGAGAAAAACTCGAAGAAACCGAATATCATTACACCTGCAATTGTGGAAAAATATCTCGGTGCCCCTCGCTACAAAAAACATATTTATGAAAAAGGTGCGAGAACAGGAAGTGTAACAGGACTTGCATGGACGAGTGTTGGAGGTGACATCCTGAAGGTTGATGTGACAGTAATGCACGGCAAGGAAAAACTTACACTTACCGGTCAGCTCGGCAATGTGATGAAAGAGTCAGCACAGGCCGGTTTGAGTTTCATCAGGTCGAATGCCGAAAAATTTGGTCTTAAACCCGATTTTCTTCTTAATAAAGAGATACACATCCATTTGCCTGAGGGAGCGATTCCAAAGGATGGACCATCTGCCGGAATCACCATGATCATGGCGATGCTCTCTGCGTTTTGGGAGATTCCTGCGAGCGACACAGTTGCAATGACGGGTGAGATTACGCTTAGAGGTGAAGTTTTACCAATCGGCGGACTCAATGAAAAACTTCTTGCTGCCAGAAGAAACGGTTATAAAACAGTTCTGATTCCGAATGACAATACAGCGGATGTGGCAGAAATACGAGCCAACATCACAAAGGACCTTGTCATCGTTCCGGTCGAAACTGTTGAGGAGGCTTTGGACTGGGTTTTCCCTGACTGGAAAACGACAGTTGCCGGGAAAATTGAGAAAAATGCCGAAACAGTTTCTGAAGTGAAAAAGAAACGCCGGACTCCGGCGGAAAGTCTCAATTAA
- the dnaX gene encoding DNA polymerase III subunit gamma/tau: protein MSFQVSARKYRPQTFETVLGQEHVTVTLRNAIIRGRIAHAYLLTGPRGVGKTTTARIISKSINCLNPVEAEPCNVCANCLAIQSGQSIDFIEIDAASNRGIDEVRSLTESVRYAPVTGKYKVYIIDEVHMLTKESFNAFLKTLEEPPEHTIFIFATTDVHKVPITIISRCQRYDFRRIPLDIIKEGLREIAEKENIEIDDKTLTLIAKKADGGMRDAESFFDQAAAFSGDKIDYSSVIKVFNFIDEDIYFEVTDGLINKDFKMPFFVCDRVYKNGWSFIDFFNGLLEHFRNILSVAATKDTSLIESAAVYFERYVKLAKYFSEGDLLRVMNYLSRLLSELRYSQNHKLRSELALSQITGFETSETISGLVEILSKTNFGENVTVTRPETEIRNPEQDEEKKKPEPAGVAEATPVSDLKNQELESEIEQEYENIMEETMVEGYPEEIDEPVVNEVPLAEEKKFFASLARKKEEIIHDKEETDPYVLFIKEKFGGREI from the coding sequence ATGAGCTTTCAGGTTTCAGCACGGAAATACAGACCCCAGACATTCGAGACTGTTCTTGGACAGGAGCATGTGACAGTCACTCTCAGAAATGCGATAATACGCGGAAGAATAGCTCATGCCTACCTGCTCACGGGACCCCGGGGCGTGGGAAAGACGACGACTGCAAGGATAATTTCCAAATCGATCAACTGTCTTAATCCGGTGGAAGCCGAGCCCTGTAATGTGTGTGCGAATTGCCTTGCAATACAATCAGGACAGTCGATAGATTTTATTGAAATCGATGCCGCCTCGAACAGGGGAATTGATGAAGTCCGTTCCCTGACAGAATCAGTCAGATATGCACCTGTTACCGGCAAGTACAAAGTGTATATTATAGATGAGGTTCACATGCTCACCAAGGAATCGTTTAACGCATTCCTGAAAACTCTGGAAGAACCACCCGAGCATACCATTTTTATTTTTGCCACTACTGATGTCCACAAAGTACCGATTACCATCATTTCGCGCTGTCAGAGATATGATTTCCGCAGAATTCCCCTTGACATCATAAAAGAAGGTCTCAGGGAGATTGCTGAAAAAGAAAATATTGAGATTGATGACAAAACCCTCACACTTATAGCTAAAAAAGCTGACGGGGGAATGAGGGATGCCGAGAGCTTTTTCGATCAGGCTGCCGCATTCTCGGGTGATAAAATTGATTATTCGTCCGTAATAAAGGTTTTCAATTTTATTGATGAAGACATTTACTTTGAAGTGACAGACGGGTTGATCAACAAAGATTTTAAGATGCCATTCTTCGTCTGCGACCGTGTTTACAAAAACGGCTGGAGTTTTATCGACTTCTTTAACGGTTTGCTTGAGCATTTCAGGAACATTCTTTCAGTGGCTGCCACGAAAGACACTTCACTGATTGAAAGTGCTGCGGTATATTTCGAGAGATATGTGAAGCTCGCAAAATATTTTTCCGAAGGTGACCTCTTGAGGGTGATGAACTATCTAAGCAGATTGCTCTCAGAACTAAGGTATTCGCAAAATCACAAGTTGAGAAGTGAACTCGCCCTGAGTCAGATAACGGGATTTGAGACTTCTGAGACGATTTCCGGTCTTGTGGAGATACTGTCGAAGACCAATTTTGGAGAGAATGTCACTGTTACCAGACCTGAAACAGAAATAAGGAATCCCGAACAGGACGAAGAAAAAAAAAAGCCTGAACCAGCCGGAGTAGCAGAGGCAACTCCCGTTTCAGATCTGAAAAATCAGGAACTGGAATCGGAAATTGAACAGGAATACGAGAACATCATGGAAGAAACCATGGTTGAGGGGTATCCTGAAGAAATTGATGAGCCGGTGGTAAATGAGGTTCCTCTCGCAGAAGAGAAGAAGTTTTTCGCATCCCTCGCAAGGAAAAAAGAAGAAATCATCCATGACAAGGAAGAAACAGACCCCTATGTCCTTTTTATAAAAGAGAAGTTTGGCGGCAGGGAAATCTAA
- the mazG gene encoding nucleoside triphosphate pyrophosphohydrolase, with protein sequence MTEFKFKEFIDILRRLRKECPWDREQTNDSIKMATIEEAYETLDAINNKDFKELKEELGDLLLHVAFHSVIAEEDGHFTLDDVVQGISDKLVRRHPHVFGNVEVENTTEVMKNWEAIKMAEGKKSLLSGIPVSMPALHKAYRMQEKAAKTGFEWQSIDEVKEKMLEERGELEEAELSGDFDKLEEEFGDYLFALTNYARFKKINPENALNKANKKFETRFGFIEQELAKSNRIPSDASLQEMFDLWNKAKEL encoded by the coding sequence ATGACAGAGTTTAAATTTAAGGAATTTATCGATATTTTAAGGCGGTTAAGAAAGGAATGTCCATGGGACAGAGAACAAACCAACGATTCGATCAAAATGGCGACCATCGAAGAAGCATATGAAACACTTGATGCCATTAATAATAAAGATTTTAAAGAACTGAAAGAGGAGCTCGGCGACCTTCTCCTCCATGTTGCTTTTCACTCTGTTATAGCGGAGGAAGACGGGCATTTCACTCTGGATGATGTAGTTCAGGGAATTTCAGACAAACTGGTCCGTCGCCACCCGCATGTTTTTGGGAATGTGGAAGTGGAGAATACAACTGAAGTGATGAAAAACTGGGAAGCAATCAAAATGGCTGAAGGGAAAAAATCCCTTCTCTCGGGCATTCCCGTCTCCATGCCTGCACTGCACAAGGCATACCGCATGCAGGAAAAAGCAGCAAAAACAGGATTTGAATGGCAGAGTATTGACGAAGTGAAAGAAAAGATGCTCGAAGAGCGGGGTGAACTTGAAGAAGCCGAGCTATCGGGAGACTTTGACAAACTTGAAGAGGAGTTCGGTGATTATCTGTTTGCCCTCACAAACTATGCAAGATTCAAAAAGATAAACCCTGAAAATGCATTAAACAAAGCGAATAAAAAGTTTGAAACCCGTTTCGGTTTTATTGAACAGGAACTCGCAAAATCAAACCGGATACCTTCCGATGCATCGCTTCAGGAGATGTTCGATCTTTGGAATAAAGCAAAGGAGTTATGA
- a CDS encoding DUF1624 domain-containing protein, with the protein MSESLSKNRVIFLDLLRAVAIILLIFALNLDHTLAPEFKNTNDFLLNYWQYINTLIVPFFIFTSGTLFMYLYKTQGLPFKENPLVKRVIKRGFLLILTGYLLNFHGFRRLYNGESITEADWQQFLTVDILQILGASMLFTIFILWMASKLPFQIKYIIGFVSILILLLTVVFELLNVGRILPLWAGAYFTRSVGSAFTFFPHAFYFTAGCCAGCFISSNPSSFEDLTGVRKLLIAGLLLIIFSFILQLAFDALPLESATTTGMVVRVSRKAGLIIMGLIAVIHTSIILEQNPKIFILMARNTLLVYVINKLLIDYTPLSIYFTRDYTVQESFLVSLGTTSLMILIVIILNKLNFKNFSMMRG; encoded by the coding sequence ATGTCAGAAAGCCTGAGTAAAAACCGTGTCATTTTCCTCGACCTGCTAAGGGCAGTGGCAATTATCCTGTTGATTTTTGCGCTGAATCTGGATCATACACTTGCACCTGAATTCAAAAACACCAATGATTTCCTTTTGAATTACTGGCAATACATCAATACGCTCATTGTTCCGTTTTTTATTTTTACTTCAGGCACTCTCTTTATGTACCTCTACAAGACCCAGGGACTTCCTTTTAAGGAGAATCCGTTGGTAAAGAGGGTCATAAAAAGGGGATTCCTGTTGATTCTTACAGGATACCTTCTCAATTTTCACGGATTCAGACGGCTGTATAACGGAGAATCCATAACTGAGGCTGACTGGCAGCAATTTTTAACTGTTGACATACTGCAGATTCTTGGTGCATCGATGCTCTTCACCATTTTCATTTTGTGGATGGCATCGAAACTCCCTTTTCAGATTAAATATATTATAGGATTCGTCTCCATCCTGATCCTTCTTTTGACGGTTGTGTTTGAATTGTTGAATGTTGGCAGGATACTTCCACTGTGGGCGGGAGCTTATTTTACAAGGTCTGTCGGGTCTGCATTTACATTCTTCCCCCATGCTTTCTATTTTACAGCGGGATGCTGTGCGGGTTGTTTTATATCGAGTAACCCTTCGTCGTTCGAGGACCTTACAGGTGTGAGGAAATTGCTGATTGCAGGATTGCTGCTGATTATTTTTTCATTTATCCTGCAGCTTGCATTCGATGCGCTTCCTCTGGAAAGTGCCACTACAACAGGAATGGTTGTCAGAGTCTCACGGAAAGCGGGACTTATAATCATGGGACTGATCGCTGTCATTCACACTTCGATCATTCTTGAGCAGAATCCAAAAATATTTATTTTAATGGCAAGAAATACACTGCTGGTGTATGTTATCAACAAGTTATTGATCGATTACACTCCGTTGAGTATTTATTTTACCAGGGACTATACTGTCCAGGAATCATTCCTTGTTTCACTCGGAACCACTTCACTTATGATTTTAATTGTGATTATCCTGAACAAACTAAATTTTAAAAACTTCTCGATGATGAGAGGGTAA
- a CDS encoding GAF domain-containing protein, which produces MSSELNLPVSAVREEVYKSLLEQMPHLIQEADHWLASLSNFTAIIKESFPRVSWAGFYLVKDGKLILGPFQGKLACTEIQPGKGVCGKVMVTRETEIVENVHNFPGHIACDSGSNSEIVVPLLKEGKLYGVLDLDSYDFSTFNDTDRLYLEQLVALLLSKTTIPNI; this is translated from the coding sequence ATGAGTTCCGAGTTGAATTTACCCGTTTCTGCAGTCAGAGAGGAAGTATATAAATCCCTTCTTGAGCAGATGCCTCATTTGATTCAGGAGGCGGATCACTGGTTGGCGTCGCTCTCCAATTTCACTGCGATCATTAAAGAGAGCTTCCCGAGGGTCAGTTGGGCGGGATTTTATCTCGTCAAAGATGGGAAACTGATACTCGGTCCGTTTCAGGGGAAGCTTGCCTGCACCGAAATTCAACCGGGAAAGGGAGTATGCGGAAAGGTAATGGTAACCAGGGAGACGGAGATTGTGGAAAATGTTCACAATTTTCCGGGGCATATTGCATGTGATTCAGGGAGCAATTCCGAGATCGTGGTGCCGCTTCTAAAAGAGGGAAAACTTTACGGGGTGCTCGATCTCGACAGTTACGATTTTTCCACTTTCAACGATACTGACCGATTATATCTTGAGCAGCTTGTTGCACTGTTATTGTCAAAAACAACAATTCCAAACATTTAA